The Pseudofrankia inefficax genome window below encodes:
- a CDS encoding AMP-binding protein: MSAQSDELYRGAFLPDLLIAALRRDPGKPAIYLGDGVLTAADLSAQISRYAQVYAAKGVSPGSGVATLSKNRPEVLYSMGAYMVTGSRNTALHPLGSLDDHAYVLADAQIETLVFDESFAERAALLQERVSTLRRLLSFGPCDVGEDLVALAAGFEPKPLVGPDVQAEDVAAVAYTGGTTGEPKGVMTAYRGSAAMTQILLTEWQWPTDLRHLVCTPLSHAGASFIVPVLHQGGSVVVLPRFEAGAVLEAIEEHRVTSVFLVPSMIYAILDHPRFAETDLSSLETVFYGASAMSPSRLREAIERIGPVFFQFYGQTEAPQSVFVLRKEEHDPDDLARLASCGRPVPWVKVALLDDEGQRVPRGEPGEICVRGPLVMKGYWNKPQQTAEAFAGGWLHTGDIAREDADGFYTIVDRKKDMIVSGGFNVFPREIEDVLSTHPAIAAAAVIGVPDEKWGEAVKAVVVLRPGTTVEAAELMALVKERKGAHHAPKTVDVVDALPLTAVGKPDKKALRARYWSLADRQVG; encoded by the coding sequence ATCTCTGCCCAGTCGGACGAGCTGTACCGCGGGGCCTTTCTTCCCGACCTCCTCATCGCGGCGCTGCGGCGCGACCCCGGGAAGCCCGCCATTTACCTCGGTGACGGAGTCCTGACGGCCGCGGACCTCAGCGCGCAGATCAGTCGCTATGCGCAGGTATACGCGGCGAAGGGTGTCTCTCCGGGCAGTGGCGTCGCGACCCTGTCCAAGAACCGGCCCGAGGTCCTGTACTCGATGGGTGCCTACATGGTGACGGGCAGCCGCAACACCGCGCTGCACCCGCTCGGGTCACTCGACGACCACGCCTATGTTCTCGCGGATGCCCAGATCGAGACGCTCGTCTTTGACGAGTCCTTCGCGGAGCGGGCCGCCCTTCTCCAGGAGCGGGTATCGACCTTGAGGCGGCTTCTCTCCTTCGGCCCCTGCGACGTGGGTGAGGACCTCGTGGCGTTGGCGGCGGGTTTCGAGCCGAAACCGCTCGTCGGCCCCGACGTCCAGGCGGAGGACGTCGCGGCGGTCGCTTACACCGGTGGCACCACCGGGGAGCCAAAGGGCGTCATGACGGCGTACCGCGGCAGCGCCGCGATGACGCAGATCCTGCTCACGGAATGGCAGTGGCCCACCGATCTGCGTCATCTCGTCTGTACGCCGCTGAGCCATGCCGGCGCGTCGTTCATCGTTCCCGTGCTGCACCAGGGCGGCTCGGTCGTGGTCCTGCCCCGTTTCGAGGCCGGCGCGGTGCTGGAGGCCATCGAGGAACACCGCGTCACGTCGGTCTTCCTGGTGCCGTCGATGATCTACGCGATTCTCGACCACCCCAGGTTCGCCGAGACGGACCTGTCGAGCCTGGAGACCGTCTTCTACGGCGCCTCGGCCATGTCGCCGAGCCGGCTGCGCGAGGCGATCGAACGGATCGGCCCGGTCTTCTTCCAGTTCTACGGGCAGACCGAGGCGCCGCAGTCCGTGTTCGTGCTGCGCAAGGAGGAGCACGACCCGGACGACCTGGCCCGGCTGGCCTCGTGCGGGCGGCCGGTGCCGTGGGTCAAGGTCGCGTTGCTGGACGACGAGGGCCAGCGGGTCCCGCGGGGCGAACCGGGCGAGATCTGCGTGCGCGGCCCGCTGGTGATGAAGGGCTACTGGAACAAGCCGCAGCAGACTGCCGAGGCCTTCGCCGGCGGGTGGCTGCACACCGGCGACATCGCGCGCGAGGACGCCGACGGCTTCTACACGATCGTGGACCGCAAGAAGGACATGATCGTCAGCGGCGGCTTCAACGTCTTCCCCCGCGAGATCGAGGACGTGCTCTCGACCCATCCGGCGATCGCCGCCGCGGCCGTCATCGGCGTACCGGACGAGAAATGGGGCGAGGCCGTCAAGGCGGTCGTGGTCCTGCGGCCGGGCACGACCGTCGAGGCGGCGGAGCTCATGGCGCTGGTCAAGGAGCGCAAGGGCGCCCACCACGCGCCGAAGACCGTCGACGTGGTGGACGCGCTGCCGCTCACCGCGGTCGGCAAGCCCGACAAGAAGGCGCTGCGGGCGCGGTACTGGTCCCTCGCGGACCGCCAGGTCGGCTGA
- a CDS encoding phosphotransferase family protein: protein MRGTDDLHRLTGWLAERMPAASGLRIENADRITFGHSAEITALALAWTEGGTARRRDVVLRLCPPSPGLLEPYDMARQFTILRALEPTAVRGPAVLWLDESGDVLGRPFYVMAKVPGQVYEQHIPAELEASPTTIHRMTQGIIEQLAAIHSVDPGERGLAGEGEGRTYLADQLAHWSAELRRVRKDRLPALERLHEALVERRPVPSERITLVHGDVKPGNFAFEGGEVTGVFDWELAGIGDPLADIGYLELFWNVPVHFTSRPAALAFEDAVAYYERLTGIPVRHRDWYRSFQTFKTCVILLVGTMMFDSGASDDLRFAEMGLAIPHYTRAALRDLGVADDLDPGPVRASRERYREVRDRLAAAAS from the coding sequence GTGAGAGGTACCGACGATCTGCACCGGCTGACCGGCTGGTTGGCGGAACGGATGCCGGCCGCGTCGGGCCTGCGCATCGAGAACGCGGACCGCATCACGTTCGGGCATTCCGCCGAGATCACCGCGCTGGCCCTGGCCTGGACCGAGGGCGGCACGGCACGGCGCAGGGACGTCGTGCTCCGGCTGTGCCCGCCCTCCCCCGGGCTGCTGGAGCCGTACGACATGGCCCGGCAGTTCACGATCCTGCGCGCGCTGGAGCCGACCGCCGTGCGGGGCCCGGCGGTGCTGTGGCTCGACGAGTCCGGTGACGTGCTCGGCCGGCCGTTCTACGTGATGGCCAAGGTGCCCGGCCAGGTCTACGAGCAGCACATCCCCGCCGAGCTGGAGGCGAGCCCGACGACCATCCACCGGATGACGCAGGGCATCATCGAGCAGCTCGCCGCCATCCATTCCGTGGACCCGGGAGAGCGCGGGCTGGCCGGCGAGGGCGAGGGACGGACCTATCTGGCCGACCAGCTGGCGCACTGGTCGGCCGAGCTGCGCCGCGTCCGGAAGGACCGGCTCCCGGCGCTGGAGCGGCTGCACGAGGCGCTGGTCGAACGCCGGCCGGTCCCGTCCGAGCGGATCACCCTCGTGCACGGCGACGTGAAGCCCGGGAACTTCGCCTTCGAGGGCGGCGAGGTCACGGGCGTCTTCGACTGGGAGCTGGCCGGGATCGGCGACCCCCTCGCGGACATCGGGTACCTGGAGCTGTTCTGGAACGTCCCGGTGCACTTCACCAGCCGGCCCGCCGCCCTGGCGTTCGAGGACGCCGTCGCCTACTACGAGCGGCTGACGGGCATCCCGGTGCGCCACCGGGACTGGTACCGGTCGTTCCAGACCTTCAAGACCTGCGTGATCCTGCTGGTCGGGACGATGATGTTCGACTCCGGCGCCAGTGACGACCTGCGGTTCGCCGAGATGGGTCTCGCCATTCCGCACTACACCCGGGCGGCGCTGCGGGACCTGGGCGTCGCGGACGATCTCGATCCGGGGCCGGTCCGTGCCAGCCGGGAGCGCTACCGCGAGGTGCGCGACCGGCTCGCGGCGGCGGCCAGCTGA
- a CDS encoding cytochrome P450 encodes MSTTTAAQVNVLDPQFYVDPWEAYRWLRDEAPVFWDARQKLWVISRFHDVVAVEKNGALYSSFYGSRPHIDLTHDESMINMDDPEHQAQRNLVVPQFTPRAVRRHEDHVRAVVTEVLDDVVALGECEAIEAIASRVPAIMIGDLLGYPREIWQRVRHWSEQIMLLSGLTSPDGPPHVTHPGIGPVITDFIETTIGIIKERRAEPRDDLISLWATRPGWSTKRVLDETLLVLDGGAETTRTVIGTMIRDLAVYPEQRRVLQEQPELLTSKAVEEFIRWVSPVLNMRRTATEDHELQGQQIKKGDQLLLLYPAANRDPRVFTDPETLDVARTAPRHVAFGFGTHVCLGAHLARLELRVMFEELLRRIPDWELVDPDEPRILPATFTRAYDTIRIRFAPAAVGPGR; translated from the coding sequence GGCTCCGGTGTTCTGGGACGCCCGGCAGAAGCTCTGGGTGATCTCGCGTTTTCACGACGTCGTCGCCGTGGAGAAGAACGGGGCGCTCTACTCGTCGTTCTACGGGTCGCGGCCGCACATCGACCTGACCCATGACGAGTCCATGATCAACATGGATGACCCGGAGCATCAGGCCCAGCGCAACCTGGTCGTGCCCCAGTTCACCCCGCGGGCGGTGCGCCGGCACGAGGACCACGTGCGCGCGGTGGTCACCGAGGTCCTCGACGACGTCGTCGCCCTCGGCGAGTGCGAGGCGATCGAGGCGATCGCCTCCCGGGTGCCCGCGATCATGATCGGGGACCTGCTCGGCTATCCGCGGGAGATCTGGCAGCGCGTCCGGCACTGGTCCGAGCAGATCATGCTCCTGTCCGGCCTGACCTCGCCGGACGGGCCGCCGCACGTGACGCACCCGGGGATCGGGCCGGTCATCACCGACTTCATCGAGACGACGATCGGCATCATCAAGGAGCGCCGGGCCGAGCCCAGGGACGACCTCATCTCGCTGTGGGCCACCAGGCCCGGGTGGAGCACCAAGCGCGTCCTCGACGAGACCCTGCTCGTCCTCGACGGCGGCGCGGAGACGACCCGTACGGTCATCGGGACGATGATCCGCGATCTCGCGGTGTATCCCGAGCAGCGGCGGGTGCTCCAGGAGCAGCCCGAGCTCCTCACGTCCAAGGCGGTCGAGGAGTTCATCCGGTGGGTCTCGCCGGTCCTGAACATGCGCCGGACGGCCACCGAGGACCACGAGCTGCAGGGCCAGCAGATCAAGAAGGGCGACCAGCTCCTGCTGCTCTACCCGGCGGCGAACCGCGACCCGCGGGTGTTCACCGACCCGGAGACGCTGGACGTGGCCAGGACGGCGCCCCGCCATGTCGCCTTCGGCTTCGGCACGCACGTCTGCCTCGGCGCCCATCTGGCCCGGCTGGAGCTGCGCGTCATGTTCGAGGAGCTGCTGCGCCGGATCCCGGACTGGGAGCTGGTCGACCCGGACGAGCCCAGAATCCTGCCCGCGACGTTCACCCGGGCCTACGACACCATCCGGATCCGGTTCGCGCCGGCCGCCGTGGGGCCCGGCCGGTGA